A part of Thermotoga petrophila RKU-1 genomic DNA contains:
- the aspC gene encoding aspartate aminotransferase translates to MVSRRISEIPISKTMELDAKAKALIKKGEDVINLTAGEPDFPTPEPVVEEAMRFLQKGEVKYTDPRGIYELREGIAKRIGERYKKDISPDQVVVTNGAKQALFNAFMALLDPGDEVIVFSPVWVSYIPQIILAGGTVNVVETFMSKNFQPSLEEVEGLLVGKTKAVLINSPNNPTGVVYRREFLEGLVRLAKKRNFYIISDEVYDSLVYTDEFTSILDVSEGFDRIVYINGFSKSHSMTGWRVGYLISSEKVATAVSKIQSHTTSCINTVAQYAALKALEVDNSYMVQTFKERKNFVVERLKKMGVKFVEPEGAFYLFFKVRGDDVKFCERLLEEKKVALVPGSAFLKPGFVRLSFATSIERLTEALDRIEDFLNSR, encoded by the coding sequence ATGGTATCCAGGAGAATATCAGAGATTCCCATATCGAAAACCATGGAACTCGACGCGAAGGCCAAAGCCCTCATAAAAAAGGGAGAAGACGTGATCAATCTAACGGCTGGTGAGCCGGATTTTCCCACACCGGAACCCGTCGTGGAAGAAGCGATGAGATTTCTCCAGAAAGGAGAAGTGAAATACACAGATCCTCGTGGTATCTACGAACTCAGAGAGGGTATAGCGAAAAGGATAGGCGAGAGATACAAAAAAGATATCTCACCGGATCAGGTCGTGGTGACGAATGGAGCGAAACAGGCTCTGTTCAATGCTTTCATGGCCCTTCTTGATCCCGGTGACGAAGTGATCGTGTTTTCTCCCGTCTGGGTCAGCTACATTCCTCAGATCATCCTTGCTGGTGGCACGGTGAACGTGGTTGAGACGTTCATGAGTAAAAATTTCCAGCCCAGTCTGGAAGAGGTGGAAGGGCTTCTTGTTGGGAAAACGAAAGCCGTTCTTATCAACTCTCCGAACAATCCCACTGGTGTGGTGTACAGAAGAGAGTTCCTTGAAGGACTTGTGAGACTTGCCAAGAAGAGGAATTTCTACATAATCAGCGACGAAGTCTACGATTCCCTTGTTTACACGGATGAATTCACATCGATACTCGATGTTTCTGAAGGATTCGACCGGATAGTTTACATAAACGGCTTCTCGAAGTCTCACTCCATGACCGGCTGGAGGGTGGGTTACCTGATATCGAGCGAAAAAGTAGCGACCGCTGTGTCGAAGATCCAGTCTCACACCACCTCCTGTATCAACACGGTAGCACAGTACGCCGCCTTGAAGGCTCTGGAAGTGGACAACTCTTACATGGTTCAGACCTTTAAAGAAAGAAAAAATTTCGTGGTGGAAAGATTGAAAAAGATGGGTGTTAAGTTCGTGGAACCAGAAGGTGCGTTCTACCTCTTTTTCAAAGTCCGGGGTGACGATGTGAAATTCTGTGAAAGGCTCCTCGAAGAAAAGAAGGTTGCACTCGTTCCAGGATCCGCCTTTCTGAAGCCTGGATTTGTGAGGCTTTCTTTTGCCACATCTATAGAAAGACTTACGGAGGCGCTGGATAGAATTGAAGACTTCCTCAATTCTCGTTGA
- a CDS encoding ABC transporter ATP-binding protein: MKTSSILVDFLKRNWHKYLLGVLSLIAVDLLQVYIPRVIGKIVDMLNTETMNFDTLKIMLFWVMAAASGMFIGRFFWRFFLGGTARKFFLETSNKMFSKLLSLTPGFFDRMKSGELMARFTNDLSLLRRVLGQGAILFFDSFIMIVMVFFFMIGNVGWKLSWISFAPLLLLAPVSMSFGRLIHRKVSEVQRSFSELSGFTEETISSVRIVKSFSVEDVSFKIFENRALKNYEGTLSAIKVSSVFRPLINLIASTAFFLALLYGGRAVINGKISLGDFIAFNSYLGMLVWPMMAYGFMVDLFQRGRAAMRRLDTIFTAQPEVEEPEKPIKIDHFESFEVRNLTYRYPGTEREVLKNVTMKINRGEMIGIAGSVGSGKSTIAKLLVKLYPVERGKIFINGVDINDVSSENIRSIVTLVPQETFLFSDTVRNNITVGLENVDEKKIEEVTKLAAVYDDIMSFPEKFDTIVGERGVTLSGGQKQRITIARALIRDFEVYIFDDCLSAVDPETEERIIDSIRKGMKGKTIVVITHRLKVLKNADRIYVLHEGRVIEEGTHEELMIRDGMYSRMYRKQLIEEG, from the coding sequence TTGAAGACTTCCTCAATTCTCGTTGATTTCCTGAAGAGAAACTGGCACAAATACCTTCTCGGTGTTCTTTCACTCATCGCGGTGGACCTCCTTCAAGTCTACATTCCACGTGTCATCGGAAAGATCGTTGACATGCTGAACACAGAAACGATGAACTTCGATACACTCAAAATAATGTTGTTTTGGGTGATGGCCGCCGCGAGCGGGATGTTTATTGGAAGGTTCTTCTGGAGATTCTTCCTTGGTGGCACTGCAAGAAAGTTTTTCCTCGAGACATCGAACAAGATGTTCTCAAAGCTGCTCAGTCTCACTCCCGGTTTCTTCGATCGAATGAAAAGCGGTGAACTCATGGCAAGGTTCACCAACGATCTGAGCCTTCTGAGAAGAGTGCTCGGCCAGGGTGCGATACTCTTCTTCGATTCTTTCATCATGATCGTGATGGTCTTTTTCTTCATGATAGGTAACGTGGGTTGGAAGCTCTCCTGGATCAGCTTTGCGCCGCTTTTGCTTCTTGCCCCTGTTTCGATGAGCTTTGGACGACTCATACACAGAAAAGTATCGGAAGTTCAGAGATCCTTCTCGGAACTTTCCGGGTTCACCGAAGAAACGATTTCGAGTGTGCGCATTGTGAAGAGCTTCTCGGTGGAAGACGTCTCATTCAAGATATTTGAAAACAGGGCACTCAAAAACTACGAAGGCACTCTCAGTGCAATCAAAGTCTCCAGCGTTTTTAGGCCTCTCATCAACCTTATCGCTTCGACCGCTTTTTTCCTCGCCCTTCTCTACGGTGGAAGAGCCGTTATAAACGGGAAGATCTCTCTCGGTGATTTCATAGCCTTCAATTCCTACCTTGGAATGCTCGTCTGGCCGATGATGGCCTACGGTTTCATGGTGGATCTGTTCCAGAGGGGAAGAGCGGCTATGAGACGTCTGGACACGATCTTCACTGCCCAGCCCGAAGTTGAAGAACCCGAAAAACCGATCAAAATAGATCACTTTGAAAGTTTTGAAGTGAGAAACCTGACCTACAGATACCCCGGAACAGAACGTGAAGTTCTGAAAAACGTCACCATGAAGATAAACAGGGGAGAAATGATAGGCATCGCCGGCAGTGTTGGAAGTGGAAAGTCCACGATAGCAAAGCTTCTCGTGAAGCTCTATCCGGTGGAAAGGGGAAAGATATTCATAAACGGTGTGGACATAAACGACGTTTCTTCGGAGAATATCAGATCCATCGTCACTCTGGTTCCGCAGGAAACGTTTCTGTTCTCAGACACGGTGAGAAACAACATAACGGTCGGTTTGGAAAACGTCGATGAGAAAAAGATCGAAGAAGTGACAAAACTTGCGGCCGTCTACGACGATATCATGAGCTTTCCAGAAAAATTCGACACGATCGTTGGGGAAAGAGGTGTGACGCTTTCGGGCGGTCAGAAACAGAGAATCACCATAGCCCGCGCTCTCATAAGAGATTTCGAAGTTTACATATTCGACGACTGTCTCTCGGCCGTTGACCCTGAAACCGAAGAGAGGATCATAGATTCGATCAGAAAAGGAATGAAAGGAAAAACGATCGTCGTCATAACACATCGATTGAAGGTGTTGAAAAACGCCGACAGGATATATGTCTTGCACGAGGGAAGAGTGATAGAAGAGGGCACTCACGAGGAATTGATGATCAGGGATGGCATGTACAGTAGAATGTACAGAAAACAGCTCATCGAGGAGGGATAG
- the purM gene encoding phosphoribosylformylglycinamidine cyclo-ligase, whose product MKYTYREAGVDVERGESFAKTIKSAVKLPEWVMKEPTGYASILTITTPPVVVTADGIGTKLILHRKHGTWRYAAEDLVGMNYNDLVCVGARPVAFLDYLGVERISEEHESFIKELVNVLDSVDVKLVGGETAEMPDVYRGDWDAVGFAVGVLEKRIPVDKIKEGDVIVGIPSSGFHSNGWSLIRRIIKEESIKIEELPFELLKGTRIYREVIELFDLVKGIAHVTGGGVVRALKRVLGKLGAHVSLPKRDFVDWILKYVDFNEAVNTFNMGVGMFLIVEKQKVDEVLARVDGTVVGKVSSDWRIEYGGEGG is encoded by the coding sequence ATGAAATACACTTACAGAGAAGCAGGAGTCGATGTCGAGAGGGGAGAAAGCTTCGCAAAAACTATAAAAAGCGCTGTAAAACTTCCTGAATGGGTGATGAAAGAGCCCACGGGATACGCTTCCATACTCACGATCACAACTCCCCCCGTTGTTGTAACGGCCGATGGGATCGGCACCAAACTCATCCTTCACAGAAAGCACGGGACCTGGCGCTACGCGGCTGAGGACCTTGTGGGTATGAACTACAACGATCTGGTCTGCGTGGGAGCGAGGCCTGTGGCCTTTCTGGACTACCTTGGGGTCGAGAGAATCTCCGAAGAACACGAGTCGTTCATAAAAGAGCTCGTAAACGTCCTTGACAGCGTGGATGTGAAACTGGTGGGCGGTGAGACCGCTGAGATGCCCGATGTGTATCGTGGAGACTGGGACGCTGTGGGGTTCGCTGTCGGCGTTTTAGAAAAACGGATACCGGTTGATAAGATAAAAGAAGGGGATGTGATCGTTGGTATTCCGTCATCGGGGTTCCACTCGAACGGCTGGTCACTCATAAGAAGGATCATAAAGGAGGAATCCATAAAGATCGAGGAACTTCCCTTTGAACTCCTGAAAGGAACACGCATATACAGAGAAGTCATCGAGTTGTTCGACCTGGTGAAAGGGATCGCACACGTGACCGGCGGGGGAGTGGTGAGGGCGCTGAAGAGAGTCCTCGGAAAGCTTGGGGCGCACGTTTCTCTACCAAAGAGGGACTTCGTTGATTGGATATTGAAATATGTAGACTTCAACGAAGCGGTCAACACCTTCAACATGGGTGTTGGAATGTTTCTGATCGTGGAAAAACAAAAGGTGGACGAGGTTCTGGCCAGAGTGGATGGAACAGTCGTTGGGAAGGTATCCTCAGACTGGAGAATCGAGTACGGAGGTGAGGGGGGATAA
- a CDS encoding NAD+ synthase: MKRLRVTLAQLNPTLGDFEGNLKKAIEALRVAEDRGSDLLVFPELFLPGYPPEDLMLRLSFLRENRKYLQKFAQHTRNLGVTVLMGFIDSDEDAYNAAAVVKGGEILGVYRKISLPNYGVFDERRYFKPGEELLVVKIGNIKVGVTICEDIWNPVEPSASLSLGEGVHLIANLSASPYHVGKPVLRKDYLSMKAYDYHVAMAYCNMVGGQDELVFDGGSMVVDASGEVINYGKLFEEEIITVDLDLDENLRVSLVDPRRRYMKTQNYPVKTVEAGNLREKSGHFEPVVNPLPVREEEMFRALITGLRDYVRKNGFEKVVIGLSGGMDSSLVAVIATEALGKENVKGVLMPSMYTSKESIEDAQTLAKNLGIETFIIPITDVFHSYLGALEDVFAGREPDITEENLQARIRGNYLMALSNKFGWLVLTTGNKSEMATGYATLYGDMAGGFAVIKDVYKTDVYRIGRWYNSWRGKEIIPENIFVKPPTAELRPGQTDQEKLPPYEVLDEILRLYIEEGLDPEEIASKGFDRKTVLDVTEMIRKNEYKRKQAAIGVKISTRAFGKDWRMPITNRFKEPL, encoded by the coding sequence ATGAAAAGACTGAGAGTGACACTGGCTCAGCTTAATCCGACCCTTGGAGACTTCGAGGGAAATCTGAAGAAGGCAATAGAAGCCCTCAGAGTGGCGGAAGACCGGGGAAGTGATCTCCTTGTCTTCCCGGAGCTCTTTCTTCCCGGTTATCCTCCCGAAGACCTCATGCTCAGGCTCTCATTCCTCAGAGAGAACAGAAAATACCTCCAGAAGTTCGCTCAGCATACAAGAAATCTCGGTGTTACCGTCTTGATGGGCTTCATAGACAGCGACGAGGATGCGTACAACGCCGCCGCAGTTGTGAAAGGCGGTGAGATCCTTGGAGTGTATAGGAAGATATCTCTGCCGAACTACGGGGTTTTCGATGAGAGAAGATACTTCAAACCCGGAGAGGAACTCCTCGTCGTGAAAATAGGCAACATCAAAGTGGGAGTTACCATCTGCGAAGACATTTGGAATCCAGTGGAACCGAGCGCCTCGCTTTCCTTGGGTGAGGGAGTTCATCTCATAGCGAATCTTTCGGCTTCTCCCTACCACGTGGGGAAACCTGTTCTGAGAAAGGACTATCTTTCCATGAAGGCTTACGACTATCACGTGGCCATGGCCTACTGCAACATGGTCGGGGGTCAGGACGAGCTCGTTTTCGATGGAGGAAGCATGGTGGTCGACGCTTCAGGAGAGGTCATAAACTACGGAAAGCTCTTCGAAGAGGAGATCATCACGGTGGATCTGGATCTGGACGAGAACCTCAGAGTCTCGCTGGTAGATCCTAGAAGAAGGTACATGAAGACTCAGAACTATCCGGTGAAAACCGTGGAAGCGGGAAATCTCCGGGAGAAATCCGGGCATTTTGAACCGGTGGTGAATCCTCTTCCTGTGAGAGAAGAAGAGATGTTCAGGGCTCTGATCACGGGTCTGAGAGACTACGTGAGGAAAAACGGTTTTGAAAAGGTCGTGATAGGGCTCAGTGGGGGAATGGACTCTTCCCTCGTCGCGGTCATAGCAACAGAAGCCCTGGGAAAAGAGAACGTGAAAGGTGTCCTCATGCCGTCCATGTACACCTCAAAAGAAAGTATCGAAGACGCGCAAACACTGGCAAAAAATCTGGGCATAGAGACTTTCATCATTCCCATCACGGATGTGTTTCACTCCTACCTTGGAGCACTCGAAGACGTCTTCGCCGGGAGAGAACCAGATATAACCGAAGAGAACCTTCAGGCAAGAATCAGGGGAAACTACCTCATGGCACTTTCCAACAAATTCGGATGGCTCGTTCTCACGACGGGGAACAAAAGCGAGATGGCGACGGGATACGCGACTCTCTACGGAGACATGGCGGGAGGATTCGCCGTTATAAAGGATGTTTACAAGACAGACGTTTACAGAATAGGAAGATGGTACAACAGCTGGAGAGGAAAAGAGATCATTCCGGAAAACATCTTCGTGAAACCCCCAACGGCGGAGCTCAGGCCGGGCCAGACGGACCAGGAGAAACTACCACCGTACGAGGTGCTCGATGAAATACTGAGACTCTACATAGAAGAAGGGCTCGATCCAGAAGAAATCGCATCAAAAGGCTTCGACAGGAAGACCGTGCTCGACGTGACGGAAATGATACGAAAGAACGAATACAAGAGAAAACAGGCCGCTATCGGCGTGAAGATCTCCACGAGAGCTTTTGGGAAAGACTGGAGAATGCCGATCACGAACAGATTTAAAGAACCTCTTTGA
- the purN gene encoding phosphoribosylglycinamide formyltransferase has translation MCSVLQRRVPPRIVVLASGNGSNFEAIVNAARSGELSAEIQMLLVDRNCYAIERAKRLQIPWERLEKPWAESLKKRLEELNPDLVVLAGFMRILPAEIVERWKWKIVNIHPSLLPAFPGTHAIEKAYEYGVKVTGITIHFVDEGVDTGPIIFQKAVEIKKDWSLERLEEEIHKIEHRYYPLVIQKVLEGKWKIEGRRVILEEDIG, from the coding sequence GTGTGTAGCGTGCTTCAGCGGAGAGTACCTCCACGAATAGTCGTTCTCGCTTCGGGAAACGGAAGCAATTTCGAAGCGATCGTGAACGCAGCGCGAAGCGGTGAATTGAGTGCGGAAATCCAGATGCTCCTTGTGGACAGAAACTGCTACGCAATAGAGCGAGCGAAAAGACTGCAGATCCCCTGGGAAAGGCTCGAGAAACCCTGGGCAGAGTCTCTGAAAAAAAGACTCGAAGAGTTGAATCCCGACCTCGTGGTCCTCGCCGGTTTCATGAGGATTCTTCCGGCGGAGATCGTCGAAAGGTGGAAGTGGAAGATCGTCAACATCCACCCTTCGCTTCTTCCCGCGTTCCCCGGGACCCACGCCATCGAGAAGGCCTACGAATACGGTGTGAAGGTCACAGGAATCACCATCCACTTCGTTGATGAGGGAGTCGACACCGGTCCCATCATCTTTCAGAAAGCAGTTGAAATAAAGAAAGACTGGTCTCTCGAAAGACTGGAAGAAGAGATCCATAAGATAGAACATCGGTATTATCCGCTCGTCATTCAAAAGGTACTGGAAGGAAAATGGAAGATCGAAGGAAGGAGGGTTATCCTTGAAGAGGATATTGGTTAG
- the purF gene encoding amidophosphoribosyltransferase codes for MCGIAGVWNVKDAFSVLHDVLLGLQHRGQESVGVVVDGFKTIKGKGLVDTVLTEDRWEDAEKGIGHVRYSTAGSLEDIQPIVAFTRKGRLAIAHNGNIPNGEKWIEMLKEKGAVFQSSLDSEVFLHLISMSEGDLKESIVKALKKVPLAYSLLILHEEFLAAARDPYGVRPLFYGKYGDGIVVASEDAALKAIGVEDIEEVPSGTVVFFSNKGTETVRFSKKEKRFCSFEFIYFARPDSHFLDQSVHIARYRMGEELYRENPIEADVVVPVLDSGLSGAMGFSSASGIPLDIGLMRNRYVGRSFIMPVDREKIVKKKLVPIEDVVSGKRVVVIDDSIVRGTTMGIIVKILREAGAKEVHVGIHSPPVRFPCFYGIDTARKKELVAGERAVEEVKKIVNADSLFYLSLEGLKRAIGRSELCVACFSGEYLHE; via the coding sequence ATGTGCGGAATCGCAGGAGTCTGGAATGTGAAAGATGCCTTTTCTGTCCTTCACGACGTGCTTCTCGGTCTTCAGCATAGAGGACAGGAAAGTGTGGGTGTTGTGGTAGACGGGTTCAAAACGATAAAAGGAAAAGGACTCGTAGACACCGTTCTCACCGAAGACAGGTGGGAAGACGCTGAAAAGGGTATTGGACACGTAAGGTACTCCACGGCAGGATCGCTCGAGGACATTCAGCCAATCGTGGCGTTCACGAGAAAGGGAAGGCTCGCGATCGCTCACAACGGAAACATACCCAACGGCGAAAAGTGGATAGAGATGCTCAAAGAAAAAGGAGCGGTTTTCCAGAGCTCGCTCGACTCGGAGGTCTTCCTTCATCTCATCTCGATGTCTGAAGGTGACCTGAAAGAGTCCATAGTGAAAGCGCTGAAGAAAGTCCCTCTTGCCTACTCACTTCTCATTCTACACGAAGAATTCCTCGCTGCGGCGAGAGACCCATACGGCGTCCGTCCCCTGTTCTATGGAAAATACGGTGATGGAATCGTTGTGGCATCGGAAGACGCAGCGCTGAAAGCGATAGGTGTGGAAGACATAGAAGAAGTTCCCTCTGGAACGGTCGTGTTCTTCTCGAACAAAGGCACAGAAACGGTGAGGTTCTCCAAAAAAGAAAAGCGGTTCTGCTCCTTCGAATTCATCTATTTCGCGAGGCCGGACAGTCACTTTCTCGATCAGAGTGTACACATAGCCCGTTACAGAATGGGTGAAGAACTCTACAGAGAAAACCCGATAGAAGCGGACGTGGTCGTTCCGGTGCTGGACTCCGGACTTTCCGGAGCGATGGGATTTTCTTCGGCTTCGGGTATACCTCTCGACATCGGTCTCATGAGGAACAGATATGTGGGAAGAAGTTTCATCATGCCGGTGGACAGGGAAAAGATCGTCAAGAAAAAACTCGTCCCCATAGAAGACGTTGTGAGTGGAAAGAGGGTTGTTGTAATCGATGATTCGATCGTCAGAGGAACAACCATGGGCATCATCGTGAAGATATTGAGAGAGGCGGGTGCGAAGGAAGTACACGTTGGCATACACTCTCCACCTGTACGTTTTCCCTGTTTCTACGGAATAGATACCGCCAGAAAGAAAGAGCTCGTCGCGGGAGAACGTGCCGTGGAAGAAGTGAAAAAAATAGTCAACGCAGACTCTCTCTTTTACCTTTCACTCGAAGGGTTGAAAAGAGCCATCGGGAGGAGTGAACTGTGTGTAGCGTGCTTCAGCGGAGAGTACCTCCACGAATAG
- a CDS encoding bifunctional phosphoribosylaminoimidazolecarboxamide formyltransferase/inosine monophosphate cyclohydrolase, giving the protein MKRILVSLYEKEKYLDILRELHEKGWEIWASSGTAKFLKSNGIEANDVSTITGFENLLGGLVKTLHPEIFAGILGPEPRWDVVFVDLYPPPDIDIGGVALLRAAAKNWKKVKPAFDMETLKLAIEIDDEETRKYLAGMTFAFTSVYDSIRANQFVEGISLAFKREDLQLRYGENPHEKAFVYGKPAFEILHEGKTISFNNILDAENAWFMAKNLPRMGAVVVKHQSPCGAAIGEDKVEIVKKAIEADDESSFGGILAVNFEMDEEVAKSLKKYLEVIVAPSFTQEAIEVLSKKKVRLLKPGDYASWAGKMAFGSLVLSERKYPEGNFELVVGEPLSEKELEDLEFAYRVVEGAKSNAVLIAKDGVTVGIGSGQPSRKRAAWIATVMAGEKAKGAVAASDAFFPFPDSLEILAQAGVKAVVAPLGSIRDEEVIEKARELGITFYKAPSRVFRH; this is encoded by the coding sequence TTGAAGAGGATATTGGTTAGTCTCTACGAGAAAGAAAAATATCTGGATATTCTGAGAGAACTCCACGAAAAAGGCTGGGAGATCTGGGCGAGCTCCGGCACCGCCAAGTTTTTGAAATCAAACGGAATAGAAGCAAACGACGTGAGCACCATAACGGGTTTCGAGAATCTCCTCGGAGGGCTCGTGAAGACCCTCCACCCGGAGATATTCGCCGGCATCCTCGGACCGGAACCCAGATGGGATGTGGTCTTTGTGGACCTATATCCACCCCCAGACATCGACATAGGAGGAGTCGCTCTTCTTCGAGCAGCTGCCAAAAACTGGAAAAAGGTGAAACCCGCTTTCGACATGGAAACACTCAAACTCGCGATTGAGATAGACGACGAAGAGACGAGAAAGTACCTCGCTGGAATGACCTTTGCGTTCACCAGTGTGTACGATTCGATAAGGGCCAACCAGTTTGTCGAGGGTATTTCTCTCGCCTTCAAGAGGGAAGATCTTCAGCTGAGGTACGGAGAGAACCCTCACGAAAAAGCGTTTGTGTATGGAAAACCAGCTTTTGAGATTCTGCACGAAGGAAAGACAATCTCATTCAACAACATCTTAGACGCGGAAAACGCGTGGTTCATGGCGAAGAACCTGCCGAGGATGGGTGCGGTTGTGGTGAAACACCAATCTCCCTGTGGTGCTGCGATAGGAGAAGACAAAGTGGAAATCGTGAAGAAGGCCATCGAGGCGGACGACGAATCCAGTTTTGGAGGGATCCTGGCCGTGAACTTCGAAATGGACGAAGAAGTTGCGAAGTCATTGAAAAAGTACCTCGAGGTGATCGTGGCACCTTCCTTCACACAGGAAGCGATCGAGGTTCTCTCTAAGAAAAAAGTGCGTCTCTTGAAGCCTGGGGATTACGCTTCGTGGGCTGGAAAGATGGCATTCGGTTCTCTCGTCCTGAGTGAAAGAAAGTACCCCGAAGGGAATTTTGAACTGGTAGTTGGAGAGCCTCTCTCGGAAAAAGAGCTTGAGGATCTGGAATTCGCTTACCGTGTTGTGGAAGGAGCGAAATCCAACGCTGTTCTCATAGCAAAAGACGGTGTAACTGTGGGAATAGGGAGCGGGCAGCCTTCGAGAAAGAGAGCTGCCTGGATCGCCACCGTGATGGCAGGAGAAAAAGCGAAGGGAGCGGTTGCGGCTTCCGATGCGTTCTTCCCGTTCCCGGACTCGCTCGAAATACTCGCTCAGGCTGGTGTGAAAGCGGTGGTCGCTCCTCTCGGATCCATAAGAGACGAAGAAGTGATCGAAAAAGCCAGAGAACTTGGAATCACGTTCTACAAAGCTCCGAGCAGGGTTTTCAGGCACTGA
- the purD gene encoding phosphoribosylamine--glycine ligase — protein sequence MRVHILGSGGREHAIGWAFAKQGYEVHFYPGNAGTKRDGTNHLYEGEKTLKTIPEEDIVIPGSEEFLVEGVSNWRSNVFGPVKEVARLEGSKVYAKRFMKKYGIRTARFEVAETPEELREKIKKFSPPYVIKADGLARGKGVLILDSKEETIEKGSKLIIGELIKGVKGPVVIDEFLAGNELSAMAVVNGRNFVILPFVRDYKRLMDGDRGPNTGGMGSWGPVEIPSDTIKKIEELFDKTLWGVEKEGYAYRGFLYLGLMLHDGDPYILEYNVRLGDPETEVIVTLNPEGFVNAVLEGYRGGKMEPVEPRGFAVDVVLAARGYPDAPEKGKEITLPEEGLIFFAGVAEKDGKLVTNGGRVLHCMGTGETKEEARRKAYELAEKVHFEGKTYRRDIAL from the coding sequence GTGAGGGTACACATACTCGGTTCTGGAGGAAGGGAACACGCGATAGGATGGGCTTTCGCAAAGCAGGGATACGAAGTTCACTTCTATCCAGGAAACGCCGGAACAAAGAGAGACGGAACGAACCACCTTTACGAAGGAGAAAAGACCCTGAAAACTATCCCAGAAGAAGACATCGTGATACCGGGATCCGAGGAATTCCTGGTAGAAGGGGTCTCGAACTGGAGATCCAACGTCTTTGGCCCGGTGAAAGAGGTCGCAAGGCTCGAAGGATCCAAGGTCTATGCCAAAAGGTTCATGAAGAAGTACGGTATAAGAACCGCTCGTTTCGAAGTGGCAGAAACTCCAGAGGAATTGAGAGAGAAGATAAAAAAATTCTCTCCTCCTTACGTGATAAAGGCGGACGGGCTCGCTCGAGGAAAGGGTGTTCTGATCCTCGACTCTAAGGAAGAAACCATCGAAAAGGGATCGAAACTCATCATCGGAGAGCTCATAAAAGGTGTGAAAGGCCCTGTTGTGATAGATGAATTTCTCGCCGGGAACGAGCTTTCCGCCATGGCGGTTGTGAATGGAAGAAATTTCGTGATCCTTCCCTTCGTCAGAGATTACAAGAGACTGATGGACGGTGACAGGGGACCGAACACGGGAGGTATGGGCTCCTGGGGGCCTGTAGAAATCCCTTCCGATACGATCAAAAAGATCGAAGAGCTCTTCGATAAGACTCTGTGGGGAGTGGAGAAAGAAGGCTACGCGTACCGGGGGTTCCTCTACTTGGGTCTCATGCTCCACGATGGTGATCCCTACATACTCGAGTACAATGTGAGACTGGGCGATCCAGAAACAGAAGTGATAGTGACGTTGAATCCCGAAGGATTTGTCAACGCGGTTCTCGAGGGATACCGCGGTGGTAAAATGGAGCCGGTGGAACCGCGTGGATTCGCCGTGGACGTGGTTCTCGCAGCGAGGGGCTATCCCGACGCTCCCGAAAAGGGCAAAGAGATCACCCTTCCCGAAGAAGGTCTCATATTCTTCGCGGGAGTCGCGGAGAAAGATGGAAAACTTGTGACCAATGGCGGCCGTGTTCTTCACTGTATGGGAACAGGAGAAACGAAGGAAGAGGCACGAAGAAAGGCTTACGAACTCGCGGAAAAGGTCCACTTCGAAGGTAAGACCTACAGGAGGGATATCGCTCTATGA
- a CDS encoding HAD family hydrolase: MEAVIFDMDGVLMDTEPLYFEAYRRVAESYGKPYTEDLHRRIMGVPEREGLPILMEALEIKDSLENFKKRVHEEKKRVFSELLKENPGVREALEFVKSKRIKLALATSTPQREALERLRRLDLERYFDVMVFGDQVKNGKPDPEIYLLVLERLNVVPEKVVVFEDSKSGVEAAKSAGIERIYGVVHSLNDGKALLEAGAVALVKPEEILNVLKEVL, from the coding sequence ATGGAAGCGGTGATTTTCGACATGGATGGAGTGCTCATGGACACAGAGCCTCTCTACTTCGAAGCTTACAGAAGAGTCGCGGAAAGCTATGGAAAACCTTACACGGAGGATCTCCACAGGAGAATAATGGGAGTTCCTGAAAGAGAAGGTCTTCCCATCCTCATGGAAGCTCTGGAGATAAAAGATTCTCTGGAGAACTTCAAAAAGAGGGTCCACGAAGAAAAAAAGCGCGTTTTCTCTGAGCTTCTCAAGGAAAATCCGGGTGTAAGAGAGGCGCTCGAGTTCGTAAAGAGCAAAAGAATAAAACTCGCGCTCGCAACCTCCACACCACAGCGAGAAGCGCTGGAGAGATTGAGAAGACTCGATCTCGAAAGGTACTTCGATGTCATGGTGTTCGGTGATCAGGTGAAGAACGGAAAGCCTGATCCAGAGATATACCTTCTCGTTCTGGAAAGGTTGAATGTGGTCCCAGAGAAGGTTGTGGTCTTCGAAGACTCAAAGAGCGGTGTTGAAGCCGCAAAAAGCGCCGGCATAGAAAGAATCTATGGAGTCGTTCACTCTTTGAACGACGGTAAAGCGCTTCTTGAAGCGGGTGCGGTTGCTCTGGTGAAACCCGAGGAAATCCTGAACGTTCTCAAAGAGGTTCTTTAA